A region of Argentina anserina chromosome 5, drPotAnse1.1, whole genome shotgun sequence DNA encodes the following proteins:
- the LOC126796480 gene encoding transcription factor GTE8 isoform X2: MAPTVPVDFTGQKLSMMGKSRKYSKGQLSGFVPDYRHAVETMGESEGFGSSGRVDTEMTASEDSCAPSKRKCISLNVDGHDSFGLPMQVLQLSRMSRSERKDLEVRLSFELEQVRDLQKKIATMSSTIVLSPSSDIRSCSDGKTRPPVEAYHRPSKPTGPQGKKRAPQGRNGARNKKSLSVHVESVKPVAASNAQLMKQCENLLNQLMKHHHAWVFEKPVDVVQLNIPDYFTVIKHPMDLGTVKSKLTSCAYSSPLSFAADVRLTFSNAMTYNPPSNDVHIMAQVLSKYFEQRWKAIEKKLPVDVDPLPYRPPLHTEIIETATPMPPSKKKKTTPNDSSFKPVKPEIVKLIMTDEEKHKLTMEVDSLLGELPESIIDFLKEHSGEGQTSEDEIEIDFEVLSDETLFALRKLLDEYLLEKGRRLAKAEPCEMEILNEPGFSNSSLHPCNDMVDEDVDIVGGNDAPISSFPPVEIEKDGAHKNSKCSSSSSSSSDSGSSSSDSDSASSSESESRVPKASPAFGGGKEKLGSEANLDQKGSDIGNSQIGNDPINGVVPLVGEKSLSKPISVDGGGRQEEESTPPERQVSPEKLYRAAVLRNRFADTIFKAKEKALEKGDKLDPEKLRIEREELERRRKEEKARLQAEARAAEEARKKAEAEAAAEARRQREQEREAARQALQMMEKTVEINENSRFMEDLEMFRAGDDDHLPHFIEEVSPEHSQNELGGFKLQGSCNPLEQLGLFMKADDDIEIEEEERDPSRNVEEGPSDNELGNFKLQDSSNPLEQLGLFMKADDHIDTETEEGEIDPPSRPSDNVEERPSDDVEEGPSDDVEEGPSDDVVAGPSDDVEEGPSDGVEERPSDGVEEGSSDHVEEGPSNNVEMRPSNNVEGPSNDVEMRPSDDVEERPDAVEEGPSDHVEEGTSKYVGERPTNDVGEGPSNDVEMRPSNDAEGPSEDFVDEGLSKDVEMRPSSDVDEGLSQDVGMRPSSDVEVRPSSDVEDRIISNDAEERPLNGAEGVPPNEVDIEGQPNEVDVGEGPSNGVGQVIDEVDIEGPSNEVDVGEGPLNEVEEVTPNEVDIERRSNEVDVDGGLPNHVEERPLNDVEEGPMNEVDQVTPSKVDIEGPVNEVVVEEEPGNDIAEGAVPGNDKEEEGNDMEERGQDTGEVPGNDMEEEGQDMGAVPGNDKEEEVQDMGEVIGNDMEEGPGNDLEGLANEVKEVSANGGIEEVEVGRADHVEETTTNHVEGGTASMVGDFEGEID, encoded by the exons ATGGCACCCACTGTCCCAGTAGACTTCACTGGACAGAAGCTATCTATGATGGGGAAGTCACGCAAGTATTCCAAAGGGCAGCTATCTGGTTTTGTTCCGGATTATCGTCACGCTGTTGAGACCATGGGTGAATCAGAGGGTTTTGGAAGCTCAGGACGGGTGGATACGGAAATGACGGCTTCGGAAGACTCATGTGCGCCTTCCAAAAGGAAATGTATTAGTTTGAATGTTGACGGTCATGATAGTTTTGGGTTGCCTATGCAAGTGCTTCAGCTGTCAAGAATGTCTCGGTCTGAAAGGAAGGATTTAGAAGTGAGGCTGAGTTTTGAGCTGGAACAGGTCCGGGACCTTCAGAAGAAGATTGCAACTATGAGCTCAACGATTGTGTTATCCCCATCTAGTGATATTAGGAGTTGCAGTGATGGGAAGACCAGGCCTCCGGTCGAGGCTTATCATAGACCATCTAAACCAACTGGGCCGCAGGGTAAGAAACGAGCTCCTCAGGGGCGAAATGGTGCCCGCAACAAAAAGAGCTTATCTGTGCATGTGGAGTCAGTGAAGCCAGTTGCCGCATCAAATGCTCAATTGATGAAGCAATGTGAGAATTTGCTAAACCAGTTGATGAAACATCACCATGCTTGGGTTTTTGAAAAACCTGTTGATGTGGTGCAGTTGAATATTCCGGATTATTTCACAGTCATTAAGCATCCAATGGATTTGGGTACTGTGAAGAGCAAGTTGACTTCTTGTGCATACTCGAGTCCATTGAGTTTTGCTGCTGATGTGCGACTTACATTCTCAAATGCTATGACTTACAATCCACCTAGCAATGATGTGCATATTATGGCTCAGGTGCTCAGTAAATATTTTGAACAGAGGTGGAAGGCAATAGAAAAGAAGCTTCCAGTTGATGTGGACCCTTTGCCTTATAGACCACCTCTTCATACGGAAATCATAGAAACTGCTACACCTATGCCACcatcaaagaagaagaaaactacACCAAATGATAGTAGCTTCAAGCCAGTCAAGCCAGAAATTGTTAAACTCATCATGACTGATGAGGAAAAGCATAAACTGACCATGGAGGTGGATTCTTTGCTGGGAGAGTTGCCTGAAAGCATTATTGATTTCCTAAAAGAGCATAGTGGTGAAGGGCAAACCAGTGAGGATGAGATTGAGATTGACTTTGAGGTTCTCAGTGATGAAACTTTGTTTGCATTGCGGAAGCTTCTAGATGAATATTTGCTGGAGAAAGGGAGAAGGCTGGCAAAAGCTGAACCCTGTGAAATGGAG ATCCTTAATGAGCCGGGATTTAGCAACTCTTCACTACATCCAT GCAATGACATGGTCGATGAGGATGTTGATATTGTCGGTGGAAATGATGCTCCTATATCAAGCTTTCCTCCTGTAGAGATTGAGAAAGATGGAGCTCACAAAAACAGTAAATGCAGTAGCTCTAGTAGCTCCAGTAGTGATTCCGGCTCTTCATCCAGTG ATTCTGATTCCGCCAGTTCTTCAGAAAGTGAATCACGTGTTCCTAAAGCTTCACCTGCCTTTGGTGGAGGAAAG GAAAAGCTTGGTTCTGAAGCAAATTTAGATCAAAAGGGAAGTGATATTGGTAATTCTCAAATTGGAAATG ATCCAATCAATGGGGTTGTACCACTGGTTGGAGAGAAATCCCTGTCTAAACCAATTTCTGTCGATGGGGGTGGACGCCAAGAGG AGGAGAGCACTCCACCTGAGAGGCAGGTCTCCCCTGAAAAGCTCTACCGCGCAGCTGTATTGAGGAATCGTTTTGCAGACACGATATTTAAAGCCAAAGAGAAGGCACTTGAAAAG GGTGATAAGTTGGATCCCGAAAAACTGCGAATTGAGAGGGAGGAACTTGAAAGGCGGCGTAAAGAAG AAAAAGCACGCTTGCAAGCAGAGGCCAGAGCTGCAGAAGAGGCTCGTAAAAAGGCTGAAGCAGAAGCTGCAGCTGAAGCTAGAAGGCAAAGGGAACAAGAGAGAGAAGCGGCACGGCAGGCATTGCAAATG ATGGAAAAGACTGTTGAAATTAATGAGAACAGCCGATTCATGGAAGATCTCGAAATGTTTAGGGCGGGCGACGATGATCATCTACCACATTTCATTGAGGAAGTGAGCCCAGAGCATTCTCAAAATGAGCTTGGTGGTTTCAAATTGCAGGGGAGCTGTAATCCGTTGGAGCAACTTGGTTTATTCATGAAGGCAGATGATGATATAGAaatagaggaggaagaaagggATCCTTCCAGGAATGTTGAAGAAGGACCTTCTGATAATGAGCTTGGTAATTTCAAACTGCAGGATAGCAGTAATCCCTTGGAGCAACTTGGTTTATTCATGAAGGCAGATGATCATATAGATACAGAAACAGAGGAGGGAGAAATTGATCCACCCAGTAGACCCTCAGACAATGTTGAAGAGAGACCGTCAGACGATGTGGAAGAGGGACCCTCAGACGATGTGGAAGAGGGACCCTCAGACGATGTTGTAGCGGGACCCTCAGACGATGTGGAAGAGGGACCCTCAGACGGTGTTGAAGAGAGACCCTCAGACGGTGTTGAAGAGGGGTCATCAGACCATGTTGAAGAAGGACCGTCAAACAATGTTGAGATGAGACCCTCAAACAATGTTGAAGGACCGTCAAACGATGTTGAGATGAGACCCTCAGACGATGTTGAAGAGAGACCAGACGCTGTTGAAGAGGGACCCTCAGACCATGTTGAAGAGGGAACCTCAAAATATGTTGGAGAGAGACCTACAAATGATGTTGGAGAGGGACCATCAAACGATGTTGAAATGAGACCCTCGAACGATGCTGAAGGGCCATCAGAAGATTTTGTCGATGAGGGACTTTCAAAAGATGTTGAAATGAGACCCTCAAGCGATGTCGATGAGGGACTGTCACAAGATGTCGGAATGAGACCCTCGAGCGATGTTGAAGTGAGACCCTCAAGTGATGTTGAAGACAGAATTATCTCAAATGATGCTGAAGAGAGACCTTTGAACGGTGCTGAAGGGGTACCTCCAAACGAAGTTGATATTGAAGGACAGCCAAATGAAGTTGATGTTGGAGAGGGACCTTCAAACGGGGTTGGACAGGTAATTGACGAAGTTGATATTGAAGGACCATCAAATGAAGTTGATGTTGGAGAGGGACCTTTGAATGAGGTTGAAGAGGTAACTCCAAATGAAGTTGATATCGAAAGAAGATCGAATGAAGTTGATGTTGATGGGGGACTCCCAAATCATGTCGAAGAGAGACCCTTGAATGATGTTGAAGAGGGACCTATGAACGAGGTTGATCAGGTAACTCCAAGCAAAGTTGATATTGAAGGGCCTGTAAATGAAGTTGTTGTCGAAGAGGAACCAGGGAATGATATCGCAGAGGGAGCAGTACCTGGAAATGATAAAGAAGAGGAGGGGAATGATATGGAAGAGAGGGGACAAGATACGGGAGAAGTACCTGGGAATGATATGGAAGAGGAGGGACAAGATATGGGGGCAGTACCTGGGAATGATAAAGAAGAGGAGGTACAAGATATGGGAGAAGTAATTGGGAATGATATGGAAGAGGGTCCTGGTAATGATCTTGAAGGACTCGCAAATGAAGTTAAAGAGGTCTCTGCAAATGGCGGCATTGAAGAGGTTGAAGTGGGAAGAGCAGATCATGTTGAAGAGACAACAACAAATCATGTTGAAGGAGGAACTGCAAGCATGGTTGGAGATTTTGAAGGAGAGATTGATTAA